From a region of the Mycosarcoma maydis chromosome 7, whole genome shotgun sequence genome:
- a CDS encoding uncharacterized protein (related to DIP5 - glutamate and aspartate permease (N-terminal fragment)) yields the protein MSSPANQAINALAPDMEKSAYPSSDNLEKGSTDQVALDRLGLNKDSPDGHVQRNLKQRHLSMIALGGTIGTGLFVGLGGSLSSAGPVSTLIAYLIMGVVVYSMMVALGEVSTLLAVPGGFTHHASRFLDPSLGFALGWTYWYSYGITIPTEISASAIVIQYWDTSINPAAWISILLVLVIGVNFLGVKYYGETEFWFCLIKVIAIIVLIITSLVIDLGGGPRGDRLGFRYWKDPGPMAQLFWTPDPETGKPLGGISGATGRFLAFFNVFVAAAFSFAGTEIIGVAVGETENPRKNVPKAIKRVFWRILLFYVLAIFMVGLVVPYNDPRLLNGGSDASASPFVLAISNAGVRVLPHIINAVLLVTCWSAANSDLYAASRTIYALALENKAPAFLRKCTKGGLPIWALTVTSLFGPLAYMSCGSGGAEQAFEYLYDVSAISIIIAWIIILCTYARFYHGLKYHGIARKTLPYTAPFQPYLTYFGIFFLSIVLCLLVSRVHDGQ from the coding sequence ATGTCGTCCCCCGCAAACCAGGCCATCAACGCTCTCGCGCCCGACATGGAGAAGAGCGCCTATCCTTCCTCCGACAACCTCGAGAAAGGCTCCACCGACCAGGTCGccctcgatcgcctcggCTTGAACAAGGATTCCCCCGACGGTCACGTCCAGCGCAACCTTAAACAGCGTCACCTTTCCATGATTGCGCTAGGCGGCACCATCGGCACTGGTCTCTTTGTTGGTCTTGGTGGTTCCTTGTCCAGCGCGGGACCTGTCAGCACGCTCATCGCCTACCTCATCATGGGTGTTGTCGTTTACTCCATGATGGTCGCCCTTGGCGAGGTCAGCACCCTCCTTGCCGTGCCTGGCGGTttcacgcatcacgcaaGTCGTTTCCTAGACCCCAGCCTAGGCTTTGCCCTCGGTTGGACTTACTGGTATTCTTACGGCATCACCATCCCAACTGAGATCTCAGCCTcagccatcgtcatccAGTACTGGGACACGTCCATCAACCCTGCTGCATGGATCTCGATTCTTCTCGTCCTGGTCATCGGCGTTAACTTTCTCGGTGTCAAGTACTACGGTGAGACCGAATTTTGGTTCTGCCTGATCAAGgtcatcgccatcatcgtcctTATCATCACTtcgctcgtcatcgatCTTGGAGGTGGTCCCCGAGGTGATCGTCTCGGCTTCCGCTACTGGAAAGACCCTGGTCCGATGGCTCAACTCTTCTGGACCCCCGATCCCGAAACCGGCAAGCCTCTCGGTGGCATTAGCGGCGCGACCGGACGATtcctcgccttcttcaACGTtttcgttgctgctgcattcTCCTTCGCCGGAACCGAGATTATCGGAGTCGCCGTCGGAGAGACCGAAAACCCCCGCAAGAACGTGCCCAAGGCTATCAAGCGCGTCTTCTGGCGAATTCTTCTCTTTTACGTTTTGGCCATCTTCATGGTCGGCCTCGTCGTTCCTTACAACGACCCACGTCTCCTCAACGGTGGTAGCGATGCCAGCGCCTCTCCTTTCGTCCTCGCGATCAGCAACGCCGGCGTCCGCGTGCTCCCTCACATTATCAACGcggtcttgctcgtcacgTGCTGGTCGGCTGCTAACAGCGATCTGTACGCTGCTTCAAGGACAATCTATGCGCTTGCACTGGAGAACAAGGCGCCAGCATTCCTGCGCAAGTGCACGAAGGGGGGATTGCCGATCTGGGCACTCACTGTGACGTCGCTGTTCGGCCCGCTTGCATACATGTCGTGCGGGTCGGGAGGTGCAGAGCAGGCGTTCGAATACCTGTACGACGTTTCTGCAATTTCGATTATCATTGCCTGGATCATCATCCTGTGCACATACGCGCGATTCTACCACGGACTCAAGTACCACGGTATCGCACGCAAGACGCTCCCTTACACAGCTCCGTTCCAGCCATACCTTACCTACTTCGGGATCTTCTTTCTTTCCATCGTCCTCTGTTTGCTGGTTTCCCGTGTTCATGACGGCCAG
- a CDS encoding putative glycerol 2-dehydrogenase (NADP(+)), whose protein sequence is MPATHFKLNSGASIPSVGLGTWQSPKGEVRDAVCHALKSGYRHIDCAWGYQNEDEVGEGIKLSGVPREEIWITSKLFEFHHNHVRQAVQDTLDKLDVKYLDLYLMHWNIAFVPEDVPAGQLPRDSKKDPATGKHLLDLETTENFVKVWAELEKLVDEGIVKNIGISNFSIRRTKELLKSCRIKPVVNQVELSFTFPQPELVGWLKKQDILPQAYSPLGSTGASQASLSVVDEIAKKHGVQGANVLISWQVARGCNPLPKSVTPARIENNIKLIDLSAEELDQLEKGALAQTPKKVCDQSDLVVPSYDIFEANNPTNNDKVQAAQD, encoded by the exons AT GCCTGCCACTCACTTCAAGCTCAATTCTGGTGCCTCAATCCCCTCGGTCGGTCTGGGTACCTGGCAATCGCCTAAGGGTGAGGTGCGTGATGCTGTCTGCCATGCCCTCAAGTCCGGCTACCGTCACATTG ACTGCGCATGGGGCTACCAG aacgaggacgaggtcgGTGAGGGTATCAAGCTTTCCGGTGTTCCGCGTGAGGAAATCTGGATTACCTCCAAGCTCTTCGAATTCCACCACAACCATGTCCGCCAAGCTGTCCAGGACAcactcgacaagctcgatgtCAAGTACCTCGACCTGTACCTCATGCACTGGAACATTGCTTTCGTCCCCGAGGATGTCCCCGCTGGCCAGCTCCCCCGCGACTCCAAGAAGGACCCCGCTACGGGCAAGCAcctcctcgacctcgagaCCACCGAAAACTTTGTCAAGGTCTGGgctgagctcgagaagcttgTCGACGAGGGCATCGTAAAGAACATTGGTATCTCGAACTTTTCCATTCGCCGCACCAAAGAACTCCTCAAGTCGTGTCGCATCAAGCCAGTCGTCAACCAGGTAGAGCTTTCCTTCACCTTCCCGCAGCCCGAACTGGTCGGCTGGCTCAAGAAGCAAGACATCCTTCCCCAGGCTTACTCGCCTCTAGGCTCCACTGGTGCAAGCCAGGCTTCTctcagcgtcgtcgacgagatcgccaAGAAACACGGTGTTCAGGGTGCCAATGTTCTCATTTCGTGGCAGGttgctcgtggctgcaaCCCCCTGCCCAAGTCGGTCACCCCTGCTCGTATCGAGAACAACATTAAGCTCATCGACCTCTCCGCTGAGgagctcgatcagctcgagaagGGCGCTCTCGCACAGACTCCCAAGAAGGTCTGCGACCAGTctgacctcgtcgtccCCTCGTACGACATTTTCGAGGCCAACAACCCCACCAACAACGACAAGGTGCAGGCTGCTCAGGACTAA
- a CDS encoding putative hexokinase: MSFSSEKGSSRRGSISLASKRRGSGTEKLETHIASWHTSSHKHEENPHAHEEQLKQTYERFEKLFTITPQRLRMITDRFVGVLEEGLQKDGQTVPMLPAYVFGWPTGDEVGSYLALDLGGTNLRVCHVVLKGAGKFEITQSKFRLTEEQKQTEGQELFDFCADCLATFIKDHFGDQNGDVILEEELALGFTFSYPMEQDKIDHGKLVRWTKGFGNPNTEGRDCAAMFRKSLDKFNLPVKMVSIINDTTGTLIASNYVNRETRIACIFGTGCNAAYMEHMKDIPKIKHLGLPEEEDMAINCEYGAFDSFQHEHMAEIRTKYDEHIDLHSNKPHEQSYEKMIAGLYLGEIFRLCICDLIDEGTLFLGQNTYKLEKTNAFDTAFLSLIESDPTDELLTVTGLFTHFFGIDTTIEERQFFRKLAKLIGTRSARLSSCGIAALVTKMGYLDKGCGVGADGSLYSKYPGFADRLHQALEDIFGEKGRNIRTYQAEDGSGVGSAIIAAMTKARKEEGKYADV, translated from the exons ATGTCGTTCTCTTCCGAAAaaggcagcagccgccgcgGCTCCATCTCGCTTGCCAGTAAGCGTCGAGGCTCTGGTAccgagaagctcgaaaCTCAT ATCGCCTCATGGCACACCAGTTCCCACAAGCACGAGGAAAACCCACATGCGCACGAGGaacagctcaagcagaccTACGAGCGTTTCGAGAAGCTCTTCACCATCACGCCTCAGCGTCTGCGCATGATCACCGATCGTTTCGTCGGAGTCCTTGAGGAGGGTCTTCAGAAGGATGGTCAGACCGTGCCCATGCTCCCTGCCTATGTCTTTGGCTGGCCCACCGGTGACGAGGTCGGCTCTTACCTCGCTCTTGACCTCGGTGGCACCAACTTGCGTGTCTGCCACGTTGTTCTCAAGGGCGCCGGAAAGTTCGAGATTACACAGTCCAAATTCCGTCTCACAgaggagcagaagcagaccGAAGGTCAGGAACTCTTTGACTTTTGTGCCGACTGCTTGGCCACTTTCATCAAGGACCACTTTGGCGACCAAAACGGCGACGTCATCCTTGAAGAGGAGCTTGCGCTCGGATTCACCTTCAGCTACCCGATGGAGCAGGACAAAATCGATCatggcaagctcgtccgATGGACCAAAGGCTTCGGCAACCCCAACACCGAAGGCCGCGACTGCGCTGCCATGTTCCGCAAATCGCTTGACAAGTTCAATTTGCCTGTCAAGATGGTCTCGATCATCAACGATACCACCGGAACGCTCATCGCCTCTAACTATGTCAACCGCGAAACCAGGATCGCCTGCATCTTTGGTACCGGCTGTAACGCCGCCTACATGGAGCACATGAAGGACATTCCCAAGATCAAGCACCTCGGCCTCcccgaggaagaggacaTGGCCATCAACTGCGAGTACGGCGCCTTTGACTCGTTTCAGCACGAGCACATGGCCGAGATCCGAACCAAGTACGACGAACACATTGACCTTCACTCGAACAAGCCACACGAGCAGTCGTATGAAAAGATGATCGCCGGTCTCTACCTGGGCGAGATTTTCCGACTGTGCATCTGCGACCTGATCGACGAGGGTACGCTCTTCTTGGGCCAGAACACGTACAAGCTGGAAAAGACCAACGCCTTCGACACGGCCTTCCTGTCGTTGATTGAATCCGACCCTACGGACGAGCTTTTGACTGTGACCGGTCTGTTTACACACTTCTTTGGTATCGACACTACGATCGAGGAGAGGCAATTCTTCCGCAAGCTGGCCAAACTCATCGGTACACGATCGGCGCGTCTGAGCTCGTGCGGTATCGCTGCGCTGGTAACCAAGATGGGTTACCTGGACAAGGGATGCGGTGTGGGTGCCGACGGTTCGCTCTACTCTAAATATCCTGGATTCGCCGACCGCTTGCACCAGGCGCTCGAGGATATCTTTGGCGAAAAGGGGCGCAACATTCGCACCTACCAGGCTGAAGACGGTTCGGGTGTAGGATCGGCCATCATTGCTGCCATGACCAAGGCACGCAAGGAGGAGGGCAAGTACGCCGATGTGTAA
- a CDS encoding putative UDP-galactopyranose mutase codes for MSTTEVETLVIGAGPTGLGAAKRLNQLNHGPWLLIDANKEAGGLASTDTTDEGFLFDVGGHVIFSHYQYFDDMIQEALPNKDDWYEHQRVSYVRSKNVWVPYPYQNNISVLPVPEQVKCIEGMIDAAEERVRAKSPPANFDEWILRQMGVGLADLFMRPYNFKVWAVPTTMMQCKWLGERVAAPSLKLVVSNTLNKKVAGNWGPNATFKFPARDGTGGIWKAVARTLPQDKLQFNKRVKTVDAVAHTVQLEDGSSIKYKHLISTMQLDFMIDNIKLPAEDNHAQLKAAVKEGLVSSSTHVIGIGIRGSLPPRIGDKCWLYFPEDDCPFYRATIFSNYSPYNCPQADVKLPTLQYADPSKGTPSKDAKEGPYWSLMMEVSESHLKPVDAQTILAETIQGCINTNLINADDEIVSTYHRKFTPGYPTPSLGRDAALATLLPALEKHDIYSRGRFGSWKYEVGNQDHSSALGWEAVNRALLGTPELTLLNPDWVNGRRNHELRLTK; via the exons ATGTCTACCACCGAAGTAGAGACTCTTGTCATCGGAGCCGGTCCTACCGGTCTGGGTGCTGCCAAGCGCCTCAACCAACTC AACCACGGCCCATGGCTCCTCATTGACGCTAACAAGGAGGCCGGCGGTCTTGCCTCCACCGATACTACCGACGAGGGTTTCCTCTTTGACGTCGGCGGTCACGTCATCTTTTCGCATTACCAGTACTTTGACGACATGATTCAGGAGGCGCTCCCCAACAAGGACGACTGGTACGAACACCAGCGCGTCTCGTACGTTCGCTCCAAGAACGTTTGGGTGCCTTACCCCTACCAGAACAACATTTCTGTTCTCCCCGTCCCCGAGCAGGTCAAGTGTATCGAGGGTATGATCGACGCCGCCGAGGAGCGTGTACGCGCAAAGTCGCCTCCCGCCAACTTTGACGAGTGGATCTTGCGCCAGATGGGCGTGGGTCTTGCCGACCTCTTCATGCGCCCTTACAACTTCAAGGTGTGGGCCGTTCCCACCACCATGATGCAGTGCAAGTGGCTCGGTGAGCGTGTCGCCGCTccctcgctcaagctcgtcgtctccAACACGCTTAACAAGAAGGTCGCCGGTAACTGGGGCCCCAACGCCACGTTCAAGTTCCCCGCACGCGACGGTACTGGCGGTATCTGGAAGGCCGTCGCACGCACCTTGCCCCAGGACAAGCTGCAGTTTAATAAGCGAGTCAAGACGGTCGACGCCGTGGCTCACACTGTCCAACTCGAAGACGGTTCGAGCATCAAGTACAAGCACCTCATCAGCACcatgcagctcgacttTATGATCGACAACATCAAGCTCCCTGCCGAGGACAACCACGCTCAGCTTAAGGCGGCTGTCAAGGAGGGCCTcgtgtcgtcgtcgactCACGTCATTGGTATCGGCATCCGTGGCTCGCTGCCACCGCGCATCGGCGACAAGTGCTGGCTCTACTTCCCCGAAGACGACTGCCCCTTCTACCGCGCCACCATCTTCTCCAACTACTCGCCCTACAACTGCCCTCAGGCCGACGTCAagctgccaacgctgcaGTACGCCGACCCATCCAAGGGCACGCCATCCAAGGACGCCAAGGAGGGACCTTACTGGTCGCTCATGATGGAGGTCTCCGAGTCGCACCTCAAACCCGTTGATGCACAGACCATTCTAGCCGAGACAATCCAGGGATGCATCAACACAAACCTCATCAAtgccgacgatgagatTGTGTCGACCTACCACCGCAAGTTCACACCCGGCTACCCGACACCTTCGCTCGGACGTGACGCTGCGCTGGCCACGTTGCTGCCGGCGCTCGAGAAACACGACATTTACAGCCGTGGCCGATTCGGATCGTGGAAGTACGAGGTGGGCAACCAGGACCACTCGTCGGCGCTTGGATGGGAAGCTGTCAACCGTGCTCTTCTGGGCACTCCCGagctgacgctgctcaaccCGGACTGGGTCAACGGTCGACGCAACCACGAGCTCCGTCTGACCAAGTAG
- a CDS encoding DNA repair/recombination protein Rec2, with the protein MTGIAIADVGCISKRIKACCRRAKLFSTDEILLSPPQQLAHVLRISQADADLLLLQVATASAPPPISVLDALNGKLPATNLDQNFFDAVAAADDDDDDNDDDDDKADSGSADASDTSDADDQHLNDARFASSCIVPPTQGYDGNFPGAQCFVYDSDAGSDSDARSSIDAVMHEDIELPSTFCRPQTPQTHDVARDEHHDGYLCDPKVDHASVARDVLSLGRQRHVFSSGSRELDDLLGGGVRSAVLTELVGESGSGKTQMAIQVCTYAALGLVPLSQADDHDKGNNTFQSRTFVRDPIHASTKDDTLSDILQSYGMEPSIGSHRGMGACYITSGGERAAHSIVNRALELASFAINERFDRVYPVCDPTQSSQDADGRRDALLAKAQQLGRRQALANLHIACVADVEALEHALKYSLPGLIRRLWSSKRQSGVSREIGVVVVDNLPALFQQDQAAASDIDSLFQRSKMLVEIADALKRISAVQWRGASDCGSSAGRAVLVLNHVSDAFGIDKQIARRFVFDSAHRIRTRRSHFARNDPGTSSQAPTSAFSGGTGSALPDQPLAMDVASQTAFTSGLLASIAPTLAEAVGARELDSACASNDVPLRTLEARTAQLGQTWSNLINVRVFLSKTRARICMRDDQAPACEPVRQNTNQRGTASKSLMNTVRKAAVVINPFGATMLDVGVDKSALRQLRFVITPRKAVHVLNAYPSTVMHAMHATADSTPAPESQQQQRAAERHPAEQEDADQDLFGEALQEHHWLAIDELQSHTTARPTSRAAQAG; encoded by the coding sequence ATGACTGGCATCGCGATCGCCGATGTTGGCTGCATTTCGAAACGCATCAAGGCGTGCtgtcgtcgagcaaagcTCTTCAGTACCGACGAGATCCTCCTCAGCCCACCGCAGCAATTGGCACACGTGTTGCGCATATCCCAAGCAGATGCcgatctgcttcttctccaaGTGGCCACGGCATCTGCTCCACCTCCCATCTCGGTactcgatgcgctcaatGGCAAGCTTCCTGCTACCAACCTGGACCAGAACTTCTTTGACGCcgtcgcagctgctgacgatgacgacgacgacaatgatgatgacgatgacaaAGCCGATTCCGGTTCGGCCGACGCTTCAGACACGAGCGATGCGGATGATCAACATCTCAACGACGCAAGGTTTGCATCGTCTTGCATCGTGCCCCCAACACAGGGGTACGATGGCAACTTTCCCGGCGCACAATGCTTTGTCTACGATTCCGATGCCGGCTCGGACAGTGATGCACGCAGTagcatcgacgctgtgATGCACGAAGATATCGAGCTACCGTCCACCTTTTGCCGTCCACAAACACCACAAACCCACGATGTTGCCCGTGACGAGCATCATGATGGGTATCTTTGCGATCCCAAAGTTGACCACGCCTCGGTCGCCAGAGACGTCTTATCGCTCGGACGCCAACGACATGTATTCTCAAGCGGCTCCcgagagctcgacgacctGCTAGGCGGTGGGGTGCGTTCCGCTGTGCtcaccgagctcgtcggtgaAAGCGGCTCTGGTAAGACCCAGATGGCTATCCAAGTTTGCACTTATGCCGCTCTCGGCTTGGTTCCGCTGAGCCAAGCTGACGATCACGACAAGGGCAACAACACATTTCAATCCAGGACTTTCGTACGAGACCCGATACACGCTTCGACCAAAGACGACACACTAAGCGACATTCTGCAGAGCTACGGCATGGAGCCCTCGATTGGATCTCACCGCGGTATGGGCGCGTGCTACATCACATCTGGTGGCGAGCGCGCAGCGCATTCGATCGTGAACCGAGCTCTGGAACTTGCAAGCTTTGCTATCAACGAACGCTTTGATCGCGTCTATCCGGTCTGCGATCCTACACAAAGCTCGCAGGACGCCGATGGGCGCCGCGACGCATTGCTGGCCAAggcacagcagcttggtcgtcgaCAAGCGCTTGCCAACTTGCACATAGCCTGCGTCGCTGATGTCGAGGCATTGGAGCATGCTCTCAAGTACAGTTTGCCTGGCTTGATTCGTCGATTGTGGTCGAGTAAGCGTCAGTCGGGCGTATCGCGCGAGATTGGCGTTGTGGTGGTAGACAATCTTCCAGCGCTTTTCCAGCAAGATCAAGCGGCAGCGAGCGATAtcgactcgctcttccAACGCTCAAAGATGCTAGTCGAGATcgcggatgcgctcaagcgTATCAGTGCTGTACAATGGCGTGGCGCTTCAGATTGTGGTTCCTCTGCAGGTAGagcggtgctggtgctgaaCCACGTCAGCGATGCGTTTGGAATCGACAAGCAGATTGCACGGCGCTTCGTATTCGACTCGGCGCACCGCATCCGAACGCGTCGGTCTCATTTTGCACGCAACGATCCTGGCACATCAAGTCAAGCGCCAACCTCGGCATTCAGCGGTGGCACTGGATCGGCGTTACCCGACCAGCCGCTAGCGATGGATGTGGCTAGCCAGACTGCGTTCACCAGCGGgctgctcgcctcgatcgcgcCTACGCTGGCGGAAGCGGTTGGCGCacgcgagctcgactcggcgtGCGCTTCCAACGATGTGCCGCTCCGCACACTTGAAGCACGCACTGCACAGCTCGGTCAGACCTGGAGCAACCTGATCAATGTGCGCGTGTTTCTGTCCAAAACGCGCGCCAGGATATGCATGCGCGACGATCAGGCACCAGCATGCGAGCCAGTGCGCCAAAACACCAATCAACGTGGTACGGCGAGCAAGTCGCTCATGAATACGGTGCGCAAAGCGGCGGTGGTCATCAATCCATTTGGCGCAACCATGTTAgacgtcggcgtcgacaAGAGCGCGCTGAGACAGCTACGGTTTGTCATTACGCCGCGCAAAGCGGTGCATGTGCTGAATGCGTATCCATCGACAGTGATGCATGCCATGCATGCGACCGCTGACAGCACGCCCGCTCCAGagtcacagcagcaacagcgcGCAGCAGAGCGCCACCCAGCGGAGCAAGAGGACGCCGATCAAGACCTCTTCGGAGAAGCGCTGCAAGAGCATCACTGGCTagccatcgacgagctccaATCGCACACCACCGCGCGTCCGACTTCCCGAGCCGCCCAAGCTGGCTGA
- a CDS encoding putative importin-alpha export receptor codes for MASATPSREHVQLVCNLLAQTLNPVERKNAEDQLTQAQSQHGFLQILIAIIQNVLVPSNDAVRLSAAIKLKNICKSAWDQQSAEESAVESPINEHDKLALKQSILPLLVTISTSTGATPPAPTNVRTQLEEAIALVAEKDFPHDWPNLMDDLAPKLASQDDQLVLGILRTAHSIFYRWRSAFRTDSLYSEINYVLAKFALPHLELLKRTDQRLLDPATPTAYLAVLGDTMNMALQVFYDLSSQDLPPQFEDNMDPIMQILARWISQSPPELDSDPDEPCSLQHIRSTICEIAELYAKRYLDAFSQLPVFVQAIWQMLGTCTLSQKYDTLVSKAVGFLSTVVRMGSQREMFQSTQTLEQLCTAIILPNIAIREADEELFEDNPIEYIRRDLETSIEADTRRKAASEFCTSLMEFFANQVTAIVGRYINQYLDQYRADPHANWKQKDTAIYLLTSIASKSSTAQHGVTSTNELVNVVDFFSDNVLADLQSSSDDSPSPILQVDAIKYLYTFRNQLTKDQLVSVLPLLVQHLESSQYVTCSYAAITIERVLSLKRDGSLLFTPHDVEPFAETILMALLRNIERGTTPEKLAENDYLIKCMMRMLATVREAIAPAHRVILTHLANILSEISKNPSNPRFSQFLFESISALIRFTVSAQPDSLSTFEAQLFPSFTMILSQDVAEFQPYVFQMLSQMLELHTQGLPEAYTSLLPPILTPACWENRGNVPALVRLVRAFLAKDAPRIVAQGQLSAMLGIYQKLISTRINEAFALELLETLFVAVDSADLEQYKRAVLTLLLTRLQQSKTDKLVKAMIHFVSIVALSQGKGPDYAVDMFDAVQPGLFAQIAQAIIAPELANVSERQRKVVSVGFASLLVNSSAMRRAPNVSVLPTLLAALLRLLLTPSSATQTQDVDLLFADEDHAAGFQTGFTKLAASETIKSDATKHILHGAQVKVWFKSALDQFRAQVGDDTWSHIWNAVEPQLRASWDAQIGA; via the coding sequence ATGGCGTCAGCTACGCCGTCTCGAGAGCATGTACAGCTCGTATGCAATCTGCTCGCTCAGACACTCAACCCAGTCGAGCGCAAAAACGCTGAAGATCAGCTTACACAGGCACAGTCACAGCACGGCTTCCTTCAGATCCTCATTGCCATCATCCAAAACGTGCTCGTGCCTAGCAATGATGCGGTTCGTCTCTCGGCCGCCATCAAGCTCAAAAACATATGCAAGTCTGCATGGGACCAGCAATCCGCCGAAGAATCCGCAGTCGAATCGCCCATCAATGAGCACGACAAGCTCGCCCTGAAACAGTCCATCCTCCCCTTGCTCGTTACCATCTCCACAAGCACAGGCGCAACTCCTCCTGCGCCCACCAACGTACGAACCCAGCTAGAAGAGGCTatcgctctcgtcgccgaAAAAGACTTTCCGCACGATTGGCCCAACCTCATGGATGATCTTGCCCCCAAACTTGCCAGTCAAGacgaccagctcgtcctcggcatCCTTCGTACTGCTCATTCCATCTTCTACAGGTGGAGATCCGCTTTCCGAACCGACTCTCTCTACAGCGAGATCAACTATGTGCTCGCCAAGTTTGCCCTACCACACCTCGAACTGCTCAAACGCACAGATCAAAGGCTACTCGATCCCGCTACACCCACCGCCTACCTTGCAGTGCTTGGAGACACCATGAACATGGCACTCCAGGTCTTCTACGACCTATCCAGCCAAGATCTGCCTCCGCAGTTTGAAGACAACATGGATCCTATCATGCAAATTCTCGCGCGTTGGATCTCGCAGTCACCTCCCGAGCTCGATTCGGATCCCGATGAGCCCTGTTCGCTCCAACACATCCGCAGCACCATCTGCGAGATCGCCGAGCTATATGCCAAGAGGTACCTCGACGCCTTCTCGCAGCTTCCCGTCTTTGTCCAGGCCATCTGGCAGATGCTCGGCACATGTACACTTTCGCAAAAGTACGACACGCTCGTCTCAAAGGCCGTCGGATTCCTCTCCACCGTTGTGCGCATGGGAAGTCAGCGCGAAATGTTCCAGTCCACccagacgctcgagcagctgtgcaccgccatcatcttgcCCAACATTGCCATTCGTGAagccgacgaggagctgTTCGAGGACAACCCGATCGAATACATTCGTCGCGATCTCGAGACCTCCATCGAGGCCGATACCAGGAGGAAGGCCGCTTCCGAATTTTGCACATCGCTCATGGAGTTTTTCGCCAACCAAGTTACCGCGATCGTCGGCAGGTATATCAACCAGTACCTCGACCAGTACCGCGCCGACCCTCACGCCAACTGGAAGCAGAAGGACACCGCCATCTACCTGCTCActtcgatcgcctcgaAATCGTCCACTGCGCAGCACGGCGTCACATCAACCAATGAGCTGgtcaacgtcgtcgactTCTTTTCGGACAACGTGCTTGCCGATCTTCAGTCGAGCTCCGACGACTCGCCCAGCCCAATCTTGCAGGTCGACGCGATCAAGTACCTCTACACGTTCCGCAACCAGCTCACCAAAGACCAGCTGGTCTCGGTGCTACCACTGCTAGTGCAACATCTCGAGAGCTCGCAGTACGTCACCTGCTCGTACGCTGCTATCACCATCGAGCGTGTCCTCTCGCTCAAGAGGGACGGCAGCCTGCTCTTCACGCCGCACGACGTGGAGCCTTTTGCCGAAACTATCCTCATGGCGCTCTTGCGCAATATCGAACGCGGTACAACGCCCGAGAAACTGGCCGAGAACGACTACCTGATCAAGTGCATGATGCGCATGCTCGCCACAGTACGCGAAGCCATCGCGCCCGCGCACCGTGTCATCCTGACACACCTCGCCAACATCCTGTCCGAGATCAGCAAGAACCCCTCCAATCCACGCTTCTCGCAGTTCCTCTtcgagtcgatctcggcgctGATTCGGTTCACGGTCTCGGCGCAACCCGACAGTCTGTCGACGTTCGAGGCACAGCTCTTCCCGAGTTTCACCATGATCCTGTCGCAGGACGTGGCCGAATTCCAGCCATACGTGTTTCAGATGCTATcgcagatgctcgagctACATACGCAAGGCTTGCCCGAGGCGTAcacgtcgctgctgccgcccATCCTGACGCCGGCGTGCTGGGAGAATCGAGGCAATGTACCGGCGCTCGTCCGGCTTGTGCGCGCGTTTCTCGCCAAAGATGCACCGCGCATCGTCGCGCAAGGCCAGCTGTCGGCCATGCTCGGCATCTACCAGaagctcatctcgacgcgCATCAACGAAGCGTTTgcactcgagctgctcgaaacGCTCTTTGTCGCCGTCGACAGCGCCGACCTCGAGCAGTACAAACGCGCAGTGCTCACTCTGCTGCTCACCAGGttgcagcagagcaagacggATAAACTGGTCAAGGCGATGATCCACTTTGTGTCGATCGTGGCGTTGAGCCAAGGCAAGGGACCGGATTATGCAGTCGACATGTTCGATGCGGTTCAGCCAGGCCTGTTTGCGCAGATTGCGCAGGCCATCATTGCGCCTGAACTGGCCAATGTGAGCGAGCGGCAGAGGAAGGTGGTTTCGGTGGGATttgcgagcttgttggtgAATTCATCGGCCATGCGTCGAGCGCCGAATGTGAGCGTGTTGCCAACATTGCTCGCAGCGCTGTTGCGGTTGCTGCTCACGCCCAGCTCGGCGACGCAGACGCAAGACGTGGATCTGCTGTTCGCCGACGAAGACCATGCTGCAGGCTTCCAGACCGGCTTCACCAAATTGGCCGCCAGCGAAACGATCAAATCGGACGCTACCAAGCACATCCTCCACGGCGCACAAGTCAAGGTCTGGTTCAAATCCGCGCTCGACCAATTCAGAGCACAGGTGGGCGACGACACATGGTCGCACATCTGGAACGCCGTCGAACCGCAGCTGAGAGCATCATGGGACGCGCAGATCGGCGCCTAG